From Micromonas commoda chromosome 3, complete sequence, a single genomic window includes:
- a CDS encoding predicted protein: protein MVAIEEGLTRINSAPYEALLPRPDSPPLRKADPNKATVAKWSETADIFEYGAAANPDMAPIPVLVHPPSLHEEGETRIIPFDINDCLDIETACTSPNLMASFVRVRVGESIETKANATSQAFYVIRGTGSTSSEHGTVSWGDGDLFVVPVTEGALKHTCVEAEKGGAALYWIHDEPLMDYLGVKPNGKKFEPTFFSREKMLAQVQEISHQQTEGERNRLGVLLGNKACDQTKTLTHVLWSLLNSIPAKTVQRPHRHNSVALDLAVAASPNVYTLMGKEIDANGDIIDPIRCDWTPGGVFITPPGWWHSHHNESDEVAWVLPMQDAGLYTHQRTLDIRFVDDELELHKAGKIRGSAFAVTNKQYMHMVECGATVPHTRVAGMKRVWSLQEVEEEDPSSSGDAAAPKKKTVKKVASYSRLPAMKASSVEP, encoded by the coding sequence ATGGTCGCCATCGAGGAAGGACTCACCCGGATCAACAGCGCCCCGTATGAGGCGCTCCTGCCCCGCCCGGACTCCCCGCCGTTGAGAAAGGCTGACCCCAACAAGGCCACCGTCGCTAAGTGGTCCGAGACGGCCGACATCTTCGagtacggcgccgcggccaaccCGGACATGGCCCCgatccccgtcctcgtccacccccCCTCGCTgcacgaggagggcgagacgCGCATCATCCCCTTCGACATCAACGACTGCCTCGACATCGAGACCGCGTGCACATCCCCCAACCTCATGGCCTCcttcgtccgcgtccgcgtcggcgagtccATCGAGACCAAGGCCAACGCCACCTCTCAAGCCTTCTACGTCATCCGCGGCACGggctccacctcctccgagCACGGCACCGTCTcgtggggcgacggcgacctcttcgtcgtccccgtcacCGAGGGCGCCCTCAAGCACACCTGCGTGGAAGCCGAaaagggcggcgccgcgctctaCTGGATCCACGACGAACCCCTCATGGACTACCTCGGGGTCAAACCCAATGGAAAGAAATTCGAACCCACCTTTTTCTCGCGCGAGAAGATGCTCGCGCAGGTGCAGGAGATCTCGCACCAGCAGACCGAGGGCGAGCGCAACCgactcggcgtcctcctcggtaACAAGGCGTGCGATCAGACCAAGACTTTGACGCACGTCCTCTGGTCCCTCCTCAACTCCATCCCGGCCAAGACTGTGCAGAGACCCCACAGGCACAACTCGGTGGCGCTGGAtttggccgtcgccgcgtcgcccaacGTCTACACGCTGATGGGCAAGGAgatcgacgcgaacggcgacaTCATCGACCCGATCCGGTGCGACTGgacccccggcggcgtcttcATCACCCCGCCCGGGTGGTGGCACTCGCACCACAACGAGTCGGACGAGGTCGCGTGGGTGCTCCCCATGCAGGACGCCGGCTTGTACACGCACCAGAGGACGCTCGACATCCGgttcgtggacgacgagctggAGCTGCACAAGGCTGGCAAGATCCGGGGCagcgcgttcgcggtgaCGAACAAGCAGTACATGCACATGGTGGAGTGCGGCGCGACCGTCCCGCACACGAGAGTCGCGGGGATGAAGCGGGTGTGGAGCTTgcaggaggtggaggaggaggacccgtcatcctccggcgacgccgcggcgcccaagaaGAAGACCGTCAAGAAAGTCGCCAGCTATAGCAGGCTTCCCGCGATGAAGGCTTCGTCCGTGGAGCCGTGA
- a CDS encoding predicted protein: protein MAAWEMTKEALRKVCRDNNGYAHAPELNDVLHLHCKGIAEITNLEEYTGLKTLYLESNSVDDLEGLLHLDRLRCLYIAKNCLRDLDRAARLVALTTLDVSDNQIVTLEGLRDHPSLSTLVAVNNKLREVSAIEALGSCVQLVTVDLSRNKLEDRAVVDFFLSPAMSDRIRLLKLQGNPAVSEVPSYRKTLVSGMKRLNYLDDSPVFPKDKRLAAAWLRGGVEEEKAERARIFEDERRERERHRAAFDDMVANARREAEEKERAGIRTKRDPYRFMSEEAAEEARMLADGMTEWELEEMRANEQLPWQVRERERTLSEKTEADRAPNRAERPDEDDEDDEEEGDGVAEVGPPEHVADDDGDERIPVAIPIDDDRPTPGIFVAQVDDDDDPAAPASAPPPPPAPTSTTMTDEDREASEASAAEELRRELEKMRAARRGDRHEVVDGATRRRKELERAADSANRSGGRGSGSQRSPVVFGTRAYDQLWAQAKAMGDADGDNGEEVREDDEDSLDKESFKESFKDEDGVQNELDADGANSVNSESVDGTSNYSYGDKENRWERASMASVGATVASTEAGELDGIDEFDETEDETENTEDTEDTDEVNSTDGDDPLDRYTVSTVASGKETGKETGDDGRAANDDELWGLD, encoded by the exons ATGGCGGCGTGGGAGATGACCAAGGAGGCGCTCCGGAAGGTATGCCGCGACAACAAcgg CTACGCGCACGCCCCCGAGCTCAACGACGTGCTCCACCTGCACTGCAAGGGCATCGCGGAGATCACAAACCTCGAGGAGTACACCGGCCTGAAGACCCTGTACCTCGAGAGCAACTCCGTCGACGATCTCGAGGGCCTCCTCCACCTGGACCGGCTGCGGTGCCTCTACATCGCGAAGAATTGCCTGCGCGacctcgaccgcgcggcgcgactcgTCGCGTTGACCACCCTGGACGTCAGCGATAACCAGATCGTCACCCTGGAGGGCCTCAGGGACCACCCGTCGCTCTccacgctcgtcgcggtgaaCAACAAGTTGAGAGAGGTCTCCGCCATCGAGGCTCTCGGGTCGTGCGTTCAACTGGTCACGGTGGACCTCTCGCGGAACAAGCTCGAGGaccgcgcggtggtggacTTTTTCCTCTCCCCCGCGATGAGCGACCGGATCCGGCTGCTGAAGCTGCAGGGCAaccccgcggtgagcgaggTGCCCAGCTATCGCAAGACGCTGGTGTCGGGGATGAAGCGGCTCAACTACCTCGACGACTCGCCGGTGTTTCCAAAGGATAAGCGTctggccgccgcgtggctgcgaggcggcgtcgaggaggaaaaggcggagcgcgcgaggatattcgaggacgagcggagggaacgcgagcggcacagggcggcgttcgacgacATGGTGGCCAACGCCAggcgcgaggctgaggagaaAGAGCGAGCGGGAATACGAACGAAGAGGGACCCGTACAGGTTCATGagcgaggaggctgcggaggaggcgaggatgCTGGCGGACGGGATGACCGAGtgggagctcgaggagatgcGAGCGAACGAGCAGCTGCCGTGGCAGGTGCGCGAAAGAGAGAGGACATTAAGCGAGAAAACCGAggcggatcgcgcgccgAACCGGGCGGAGCGAcccgacgaagacgacgaggacgacgaggaagaaggggatggcgtcgcggaggtcgGCCCGCccgagcacgtcgcggacgatgacggcgacgagcgcatcCCGGTCGCCATCCCGATCGATGACGACCGACCCACGCCCGGCATCTTCGTCGCgcaggtggacgacgacgacgacccggccgccccggcctccgctccgcctccgccgcccgccccgacaTCAACGACGATGACCGACGAAGATCGCgaggcgtcggaggcgtccgccgcggaggagctcaggcgcgagctggagaagatgcgggcggcgaggcgaggcgacCGGCACGAAGtagtcgacggcgcgactcGTAGGAGGAAAGAGttggagcgcgccgcggattCGGCTAACCGatcgggcgggcgggggtcgGGCAGCCAGAGGTCCCCGGTGGTCTTCGGGACCCGGGCGTACGACCAGCTGTGGGCGCAGGCGAAGGCcatgggcgacgcggacggcgacaacggcgaggaggtacgcgaggacgacgaggactcgTTGGACAAAGAATCCTTCAAAGAATCCTTCAaagacgaggacggcgttcaaaacgagctcgacgcggacggggccAACTCGGTCAACTCGGAGAGCGTCGACGGCACGTCCAACTACTCGTACGGGGATAAGGAAAATCGGTGGGAGCGGGCGTCCATGGCGTCGGTGGGTGCCACGGTGGCGTCCACGGAGGctggcgagctcgacggcatcgacgaATTCGACGAAACCGAGGACGAGACGGAAAACACCGAGGATACCGAGGATACGGATGAAGTTAATTCgacggacggggacgacccGCTGGACAGGTACACGGTGAgcaccgtcgcgagcgggaAGGAGACCGGGAAGGAGAccggggacgacggacgcgcggcgaacgacgacgagctttGGGGTCTGGATTGA
- a CDS encoding anion exchanger family (chloride:bicarbonate anion exchange), translated as MAPLNETPEDGDGTRELLTDPLPEPLAWSGEFAGGLIADVKRRAPHYVSDWTDAFLPANRGRCLSSVAFLFFACLAPAIAFGALFAEYTGNELGATEMILSSAISGVAYAFLSGQPLCVLGATGPELAYTVVFYNMCQKFNVEFLPARVWQGLWTALFTCMLSAFDASALMNRVTRFTEEIFAALISVIFIIEALTSVVKLYTEHPGDDNDGTSRMASAFLGTMLCFGTYGTAMALRSVKRGGKMFNRSVRDAMGDYGVTIAILAFTGVAIAFKRYGDTSVPTLAIPSEFAPTWINPKTGEPRAWLVSPLGINEDFPPWAIFGTIVPALGLTFLGYMDQNLTSILINRKDHALRKPPAYHLDLLVCGAVVYPVCAMLGLPFTHAATVRSMTHLVSLTEYKAVPVDVTTGGKSIEESKGFVAARRARSLSMCGEPSVAAAKKTAKEGFEDASGDNSGSVEMKTVAVGVCEQRVTQLLIHALIACSLAISPVLRVVPKSVLSGVFLYMGVTSTAGNQLFDRLHLLLFVWCEENRPRGLPFMRPSRCGAEFLPVRRVHAFTCVQVALMGGLYAMTKVGAVAVAFPFFIGALVFVREWALPSMFTSDELDALDA; from the exons ATGGCACCGCTGAACGAAACGCCCGAAGATGGGGACGGGACGCGCGAGCTGCTGACGGATCCCCTCCCCGa GCCTCTCGCGTGGAGCGGCGAATTCGCGGGCGGCCTCATCGCGGACGTcaaacgccgcgcgccccatTACGTCAGCGACTGGACCGACGCCTTCCTCCCCGCCAACCGCGGCCGATGCCTCTCCAGCGTCGCCTTCCTCTTCttcgcgtgcctcgcgcccgccatcgcgttcggcgcgctcttcgccgagTACACGGGGAACGAGTTGGGAGCCACTGAGATGATATTGTCGAGCGCGATATCGGGCGTGGCGTACGCGTTCCTGTCGGGGCAGCCGCTGTGCGTTCTCGGCGCCACCG GACCCGAGCTCGCGTACACCGTGGTGTTCTACAACATGTGCCAAAAGTTCAACGTCGAGTTTCTGCCCGCGAGGGTGTGGCAAGGGCTGTGGACCGCGTTGTTCACCTGCATGCTATCCGCGTttgacgcgtcggcgctgatGAACCGAGTCACCCGCTTCACCGAGGAAatcttcgccgcgctgatATCCGTCATATTCATCATCGAGGCCCTGACCTCCGTCGTCAAGCTCTACACGGAACATCCAGGCGACGACAACGACGGTACGTCTCGAATGGCGAGCGCCTTCCTGGGCACGATGCTGTGCTTCGGGACGTACGGAACGGCCATGGCGCTCAGGTCCGTGAAGCGCGGCGGCAAGATGTTCAACCGATCGGTCAGGGACGCGATGGGAGATTACGGCGTCACCATCGCCATACTGGCGttcaccggcgtcgccatcgcgttcAAGAGGTACGGCGACACGTCGGTGCCCACGCTCGCGATCCCGTCCGAGTTTGCTCCCACGTGGATCAACCCAAAGACgggcgagccccgcgcgtgGCTCGTCAGCCCGCTCGGAATCAACGAGGACTTCCCGCCGTGGGCCATCTTCGGCAccatcgtccccgcgctcggtCTGACCTTCCTCGGGTACATGGACCAAAACCTCACGTCCATTCTCATCAACCGCAAAGACCACGCGCTGCGCAAGCCGCCCGCGTATCACCTCGATTTATTAGtgtgcggcgccgtcgtctaTCCCGTTTGCGCTATGCTCGGTTTGCCGTTTACTCACGCCGCCACGGTCCGCTCGATGACGCACCTGGTTTCACTCACCGAGTACAAGGCCGTCCCGGTCGACGTCACGACGGGAGGTAAATCGATCGAGGAGTCCAAGGGGTttgtcgcggcgaggcgcgcgcggagcctGAGCATGTGCGGCGAGcccagcgtcgcggcggcgaagaaaacGGCCAAAGAAGGTTTCGAAGACGCATCCGGGGACAATTCTGGAAGCGTCGAGATGAAGACCGTGGCGGTCGGCGTGTGCGAGCAGCGCGTCACGCAGCTCCTCATCCACGCCCTCATCGCGTGCTCCCTCGCCATCTCCCCggtccttcgcgtcgtcccgaAGAGCGTGCTCTCCGGGGTGTTCCTGTACATGGGAgtgacgtccaccgcgggcaaCCAACTCTTCGatcgcctccacctcctgcTGTTCGTGTGGTGCGAGGAgaaccgcccgcgcggcctCCCGTTCAtgcgcccgtcgcgatgtGGCGCCGAGTTCCTGCCCGTGCGAAGGGTGCACGCGTTCACCTGCGTCCAGGTGGCGTTGATGGGCGGGCTGTACGCGATGACAAAGGTGGGCGCCGTAGCCGTCGCGTTTCCGTTTTTCATCGGCGCGCTGGTGTTTGTCAGGGAGTGGGCGCTGCCTTCGATGTTCACgagcgacgagctcgacgccctggaCGCGTGA
- a CDS encoding predicted protein — protein sequence MKLLDALSGRVTRSARFREYVDQSFAEVDHNANGSLDRAELHLAVMLFFDKLNAKVKKRAIPPTKAELMALFDEVDTDESGELSLEEFVAYMERLCAQCTSGLTVSLLKSFIAVPFTAIALSVGIKKVAPGMHQKIKEAKGLGSATLSFCASQIVNKVPAFAAVP from the coding sequence atgaagctcctcgacgcgctctccGGCCGCGTCACGCGCAGCGCCCGCTTCCGCGAGTACGTCGACCAAAGTTTCGCGGAGGTGGATCACAACGCCAACGGGTCGCTGGACCGGGCGGAGCTTCACCTCGCCGTCATGCTCTTCTTCGACAAGCTCAACGCGAAGGTTAAGAAGCGCGCGATTCCCCCGACGAAGGCCGAGCTCATGGCTCTGTTCGACGAGGTGGACACCGACGAGAGCGGGGAGCTGAGCCTCGAGGAGTTCGTGGCGTACATGGAGAGGCTGTGCGCGCAGTGCACGAGCGGGCTGACGGTGTCGCTGCTCAAGTCGTTCATCGCGGTGCCCTTCACGGCGATCGCGCTGAGCGTCGGGATCAAGAAGGTGGCGCCCGGGATGCACCAGAAGATCAAGGAGGCGAAGGGTCTGGGGTCCGCGACGCTGTCGTTCTGCGCGTCGCAGATCGTAAACAAGGtgccggcgttcgcggcggtcccCTGA